Proteins encoded within one genomic window of Nonomuraea gerenzanensis:
- a CDS encoding nuclear transport factor 2 family protein yields MPRTPEETIRRLLDLLLAKDMDAIADLWAEQGTGEFPFAAGDAPRRLAGRDAVRDYLAGYPERMDVREIPVVTVHHTRRPDTIVVEFTAHGYTVRTGEPYRMDYISVITVQDGLITRYRDYWSPLAAASATGTLPELLGSLRSGAAR; encoded by the coding sequence ATGCCACGCACTCCTGAGGAGACGATCCGCCGCCTGCTGGATCTGCTGCTGGCCAAGGACATGGATGCCATCGCCGACCTGTGGGCGGAGCAGGGCACCGGCGAGTTCCCGTTCGCTGCGGGGGACGCGCCGCGACGGCTGGCGGGGCGGGATGCCGTCCGTGACTATCTGGCCGGATATCCGGAACGGATGGACGTGCGGGAGATACCTGTGGTGACCGTGCATCACACGCGACGACCGGACACCATCGTGGTGGAGTTCACCGCGCACGGGTACACGGTGCGCACCGGCGAGCCTTACCGCATGGACTACATCTCCGTGATCACGGTCCAGGATGGCCTGATCACGCGCTACAGGGACTACTGGAGCCCGCTTGCCGCCGCCTCGGCGACCGGGACGCTGCCCGAGTTGCTCGGCTCGCTGCGCTCGGGGGCCGCCCGATGA
- a CDS encoding NAD(P)H-binding protein, whose amino-acid sequence MSGVLVTGGTGKTGSVLAELLRGNGVPVRVAARNPSAGDPDAVRFDWSDPGTHRAALHAMDRVYLVPPVNAVNPMPLVEPFLDEAERLGVRRVVLLGSAIVLPNAPGALELAARVRTRPGWVVLRASGFMQNFLRPHPLGERLRRHGEIHTAAGGGRLGWIDARDIAAAASALLTNPDDGSSERPSERPSERRGERRGERRGERRGGWLSDGPGDRRDYLLTGPKALSYQDAAAIITARTGRPIQVLPVDTDELTAGYRAAGMPAEFAAALAAVDAGLSAGRDDLVSTAVLDLTGRPPRSFDEFVQDHASEWANGVAP is encoded by the coding sequence ATGAGCGGCGTGCTGGTCACCGGCGGCACCGGGAAGACCGGCAGCGTGCTGGCGGAGCTGCTGCGAGGCAACGGCGTACCGGTCCGGGTGGCCGCTCGTAACCCATCTGCCGGGGATCCTGACGCGGTCCGGTTCGACTGGAGCGACCCGGGCACGCATCGGGCCGCGCTGCACGCGATGGACCGCGTCTATCTGGTGCCTCCGGTGAACGCCGTGAATCCGATGCCACTGGTCGAGCCGTTCCTGGACGAGGCGGAGCGGCTCGGCGTGCGCCGCGTGGTGCTCCTCGGCTCCGCCATCGTGCTGCCGAACGCCCCCGGCGCGCTTGAGCTGGCCGCACGGGTACGGACCCGGCCCGGGTGGGTCGTGCTGCGCGCGTCCGGGTTCATGCAGAACTTCCTGCGCCCGCATCCGCTGGGCGAGCGGCTCCGGCGGCACGGCGAGATCCACACCGCCGCCGGTGGCGGCCGGCTGGGCTGGATCGACGCGCGCGACATCGCGGCCGCCGCCTCCGCCCTGCTGACCAACCCCGATGACGGGTCCAGCGAGAGGCCCAGTGAGAGGCCCAGTGAGAGGCGGGGTGAGAGGCGGGGTGAGAGGCGGGGTGAGAGGCGGGGTGGGTGGCTCAGTGATGGGCCGGGTGACCGGCGCGACTACCTGCTCACCGGGCCGAAAGCGTTGAGCTACCAGGACGCGGCGGCGATCATCACCGCCCGCACCGGCAGGCCGATCCAGGTGCTGCCCGTCGACACCGACGAGCTGACGGCCGGTTACCGGGCCGCCGGCATGCCGGCCGAATTCGCCGCCGCCCTCGCCGCCGTGGACGCCGGCCTCAGCGCCGGCCGGGACGACCTGGTCAGCACCGCGGTGCTGGACCTGACCGGCCGCCCGCCCCGCTCCTTCGACGAGTTCGTCCAGGACCACGCGTCCGAGTGGGCGAACGGCGTGGCGCCCTAG
- a CDS encoding helix-turn-helix transcriptional regulator encodes MGTIGGLAGVRACAGEQALEVSGKGSEVFAAAARRLRRVVPYDAAAWIGTDPATVLPTSPMRVENIGQEHCEAYWRREYGAHDVLTFRDVARSASPVATLRQATLGNVGRSVRFREFMRPLGYTDNLRAAFRIGAGVWGVVDLFRSGDRPPFDERDLRHVAGLGPEIALSLAGLAVAGRQEGGTSGALDAPGTALFDADDRVIFADAQAEHWLAELGGSPWLPLTVSLRTGAVTSVVARARAVAAERESGPAVIRVRGGSGRWVSIHASVLQDGRGQAGPVSVVFEPATATQIVPIIVEAYALTPREREVTECVARGHTTAEIATRLRLSSHTVRDHLKAIFTKVGVSSRGELVARLFGEHANPLLHAPDADIVHV; translated from the coding sequence ATGGGCACCATCGGGGGGTTGGCAGGCGTGCGCGCGTGCGCCGGTGAGCAGGCGCTGGAAGTGTCGGGCAAGGGGTCGGAGGTGTTCGCTGCGGCCGCGCGCCGCCTGCGCCGCGTGGTCCCCTACGACGCGGCGGCCTGGATCGGCACTGACCCGGCGACCGTCCTGCCGACCTCGCCCATGCGCGTGGAGAACATCGGCCAGGAGCACTGCGAGGCGTACTGGCGGCGTGAGTACGGCGCGCACGACGTGCTGACCTTCCGCGACGTCGCCCGCTCGGCCTCCCCCGTGGCGACGCTGCGGCAGGCCACCCTCGGCAACGTGGGCAGGAGCGTGCGCTTCCGGGAGTTCATGCGCCCGCTGGGATACACCGACAACCTGCGCGCCGCCTTCCGCATCGGCGCGGGCGTGTGGGGAGTGGTGGACCTGTTCCGCTCCGGCGACCGGCCGCCCTTCGACGAGCGCGACCTGCGGCACGTGGCCGGCCTGGGGCCGGAGATCGCGCTGAGCCTGGCCGGGCTGGCCGTCGCCGGCAGGCAGGAGGGCGGGACTTCAGGCGCTCTCGACGCGCCGGGAACGGCGCTGTTCGACGCCGACGACCGGGTGATCTTCGCCGACGCCCAGGCCGAGCACTGGCTCGCCGAGCTGGGCGGCTCCCCTTGGCTGCCCCTGACGGTCAGCCTGCGGACGGGAGCCGTCACCTCGGTGGTGGCGCGCGCCAGGGCCGTGGCCGCCGAGCGGGAGTCCGGCCCCGCCGTCATCCGGGTGCGCGGCGGGAGCGGGCGCTGGGTCAGCATCCACGCCTCGGTGCTGCAGGACGGCCGGGGCCAGGCGGGGCCGGTCTCGGTGGTGTTCGAGCCGGCGACGGCGACGCAGATCGTCCCGATCATCGTCGAGGCGTACGCGCTGACGCCGCGCGAGCGCGAGGTGACCGAATGTGTGGCGCGCGGGCACACCACCGCGGAGATCGCCACGCGGCTGCGGCTGTCGTCGCACACGGTGCGCGATCATCTCAAGGCGATCTTCACCAAGGTGGGCGTCAGCAGCCGCGGCGAGCTGGTGGCGAGGTTGTTCGGCGAGCACGCGAACCCCCTCCTGCACGCCCCCGACGCCGACATCGTGCACGTCTGA
- a CDS encoding erythromycin esterase family protein, translated as MIEDFGAVPANRELVSWMRAYNEEHEEKLRFFGADGPLEYWAESPREALTALHTVLDGPLPCTT; from the coding sequence GTGATTGAAGACTTCGGCGCCGTCCCGGCCAACCGCGAGCTGGTGAGCTGGATGCGGGCGTACAACGAGGAGCATGAGGAGAAGCTCCGCTTCTTCGGGGCCGACGGCCCGCTGGAGTACTGGGCGGAGAGCCCGCGCGAGGCGCTCACCGCGCTCCACACCGTCCTGGACGGCCCGCTCCCCTGTACAACTTGA
- a CDS encoding FAD-binding oxidoreductase, producing MPITPAPGPGLGTDGGGGGLRALGSRLEGVLVLPGDPGWDAARAAWQLAVDQRPAAVVLARSAADVAATLKTARVCGLRVAPQSSGHNAAPLGPLHDTILLRTFEMAHVHIDPVRRLARVGAGVVWAEVSAAAAKHGLAGLAGTASDVGVVGYTLGGGLSWFARSHGLAANHVTGATVVTADGRVLRVDAGHEPDLFWAIRGGGGAYAVVTELEFALFPITEVYAGALYWPIGRAEEVLRRWRDWTATVPDTVTSLGRLLRFPPLEDIPEPFRGRSLVAVEAVAQLSQGTQLSQGTQLGQGGPLSQGGPLSQEAADALLAPLRDLGPELDTFAPTPPSRLDLLHLDPPGPTPAAGDGLQLAALTDDTLAALLAVAGADADVPLLTVEARHLGGALAPDAARPGGAVSSLDAAFAVFSGGLTFDASSTAAVHAALDTLTTVLAPWRAPLSYRNFTERRPDDGLAFEPDQVRRRLQRIKQTYDPGDVIRANHPVEPSR from the coding sequence ATGCCTATCACTCCTGCTCCCGGCCCCGGCCTCGGCACTGACGGTGGTGGCGGCGGCTTGCGGGCGCTGGGCTCGCGACTCGAAGGGGTGCTGGTCCTGCCCGGTGACCCGGGCTGGGACGCCGCCCGCGCGGCCTGGCAGCTGGCCGTGGACCAGCGCCCGGCCGCCGTGGTCCTGGCCCGCTCGGCCGCAGACGTGGCCGCCACCCTGAAGACGGCCCGCGTCTGCGGCCTGCGCGTCGCGCCGCAGTCCAGCGGCCACAACGCCGCCCCGCTCGGACCGTTGCACGACACCATCCTGCTGCGCACGTTCGAGATGGCGCACGTGCACATCGACCCCGTGCGGCGACTGGCCCGGGTGGGAGCCGGGGTGGTGTGGGCGGAGGTGAGCGCGGCCGCCGCCAAGCACGGCCTGGCCGGGCTCGCCGGCACCGCCTCCGACGTCGGCGTGGTCGGCTACACCCTGGGCGGCGGCCTGTCCTGGTTCGCCCGTTCCCACGGCCTGGCCGCCAACCATGTCACCGGTGCCACCGTGGTGACCGCCGACGGCCGCGTGCTGCGTGTGGACGCCGGTCACGAGCCCGACCTGTTCTGGGCGATCCGGGGCGGCGGGGGCGCGTACGCGGTCGTGACCGAGCTGGAGTTCGCCCTGTTCCCCATCACCGAGGTGTACGCGGGCGCGCTGTACTGGCCGATCGGGCGGGCCGAGGAGGTGCTGCGGCGGTGGCGCGACTGGACCGCCACCGTGCCGGACACGGTCACGTCGCTGGGACGGCTGCTGCGCTTCCCGCCGCTGGAGGACATCCCGGAGCCCTTCAGGGGCCGCTCGCTGGTCGCCGTCGAAGCAGTCGCCCAGCTCAGCCAGGGGACGCAGCTCAGCCAGGGGACGCAGCTCGGCCAGGGCGGCCCGCTGAGCCAGGGCGGCCCGCTGAGCCAGGAAGCGGCCGACGCGCTGCTCGCGCCGCTGCGGGATCTGGGTCCCGAGCTCGACACCTTCGCGCCCACGCCGCCGTCCCGGCTCGACCTGCTGCACCTGGACCCGCCCGGCCCCACCCCGGCCGCCGGTGACGGCCTCCAGCTCGCCGCCCTCACCGACGACACACTCGCGGCCCTGCTGGCCGTGGCCGGCGCTGACGCCGACGTCCCGCTGCTGACGGTCGAGGCCCGCCACCTCGGCGGCGCCCTGGCCCCGGACGCCGCCCGTCCCGGCGGCGCGGTGTCCTCGCTGGACGCGGCCTTCGCCGTCTTCTCCGGCGGCCTCACCTTTGACGCGTCCTCCACGGCCGCCGTGCACGCGGCTCTCGACACGCTCACCACCGTCCTGGCTCCCTGGCGGGCGCCACTGTCCTACCGCAACTTCACCGAACGGCGGCCGGACGACGGGCTCGCCTTCGAGCCCGACCAGGTACGGCGACGGCTGCAGCGGATCAAGCAGACCTACGACCCGGGCGACGTGATCAGAGCCAACCATCCGGTCGAGCCCTCCCGATAG
- a CDS encoding peptidase inhibitor family I36 protein: MFSRVARSLAAPALATLAAMAIATSTATPASAATTAGAAVAADKLALCKPGMFCIFGDTGYRGLFFGSATNVPNVGTATAPFGFNINDHTSSFWNRTGRTMCLFTHTNFRTPLQWQRANSTAIAVGIPPNEFTPNVGKLANDATSSFAACAQT, encoded by the coding sequence ATGTTCTCTCGTGTCGCCCGCTCGCTCGCCGCCCCCGCCCTGGCCACGCTGGCCGCCATGGCCATCGCCACCTCCACTGCCACGCCGGCCTCCGCAGCGACCACCGCCGGGGCCGCCGTCGCCGCCGACAAGCTGGCGTTGTGCAAGCCGGGCATGTTCTGCATCTTCGGCGACACCGGCTACCGGGGCCTGTTCTTCGGCAGCGCCACCAACGTCCCGAACGTCGGCACGGCGACCGCGCCGTTCGGCTTCAACATCAACGACCACACGAGCTCGTTCTGGAACCGCACCGGCCGCACGATGTGCCTGTTCACCCACACCAACTTCAGGACCCCGCTCCAGTGGCAGCGCGCCAACAGCACCGCGATCGCCGTGGGAATCCCCCCGAACGAGTTCACCCCGAACGTCGGCAAGCTCGCCAACGACGCGACCAGCTCCTTCGCCGCCTGCGCCCAGACCTGA
- a CDS encoding peptidase inhibitor family I36 protein, with translation MISRIIRPLAAAAFAALAVVAVSSATPGPAEAAVAADKRALCKPGMFCIFGDTGYRGLFFGSATNVPNVGTATAPFGFNINDHTTSFWNRTNRDICIYADTNFRKKMFWRVNNGTLVVGPVGAGRSTSNIGSDTNDKLSSFGPC, from the coding sequence ATGATCTCCCGCATCATCCGCCCGCTCGCCGCCGCCGCCTTCGCCGCCCTGGCCGTCGTGGCCGTCTCCTCCGCCACGCCGGGTCCGGCCGAGGCCGCCGTCGCCGCTGACAAGCGAGCGTTGTGCAAGCCGGGCATGTTCTGCATCTTCGGCGACACCGGCTACCGCGGCCTGTTCTTCGGCAGCGCCACCAACGTCCCGAACGTCGGCACGGCGACCGCGCCGTTCGGCTTCAACATCAACGACCACACCACCTCGTTCTGGAACCGCACCAACCGCGACATCTGCATCTACGCCGACACCAACTTCAGGAAGAAGATGTTCTGGCGCGTGAACAACGGCACCCTGGTCGTCGGCCCGGTCGGGGCCGGGCGCTCCACGTCCAACATCGGCAGCGACACCAACGACAAGCTCAGCTCCTTCGGCCCCTGCTGA
- a CDS encoding nuclear transport factor 2 family protein: MQGATVTFEVEHLLFIRPDVAAVKVRQVHRNPDGTEEVGTPLFVMAKEDGQWRLTACQNAGVLSSD, translated from the coding sequence ATGCAGGGCGCGACGGTCACGTTCGAGGTCGAACACCTTCTGTTCATCCGTCCCGACGTCGCAGCCGTGAAGGTGCGCCAGGTCCATCGGAACCCCGACGGGACGGAGGAGGTGGGCACGCCACTGTTCGTCATGGCCAAGGAGGACGGGCAGTGGCGCCTGACCGCCTGCCAGAACGCCGGCGTGCTCAGCAGCGACTGA
- a CDS encoding serine hydrolase domain-containing protein: MSVTLSEQDQHTLRTAAWGAVSLMTAAGAAGSPHKAATEGSIALTSATGLVGHVLAKAPKGLAVKTTAALADEVLPALTASVKLLKEHAPAEADNFRRTVLVAVEAATRPQQGAPGPAMAEMARKITETLDAAAEQDRPELRKIMQEMVDSGFVGVALRLRDEQGEWTAGAGLAELGGTAEPPVDGHVRIGSNTKTFTATVVLQLVAEGRIGLDNPVAGYLPEFGLDERITVRMLLQHTSGVFNFTGEYYEDGTFVPGTPATTSGKEWVDSRFHTYQPEELVRFALSKPARFEPGTDWSYANTNYVLARLLIEKVTGRSIAEEMRRLILEPLGLTGTVQPFAETDIPAPHTHAYYRYEEDGRTETIDVTRLNPSWISSGGDMISTTRDLQTFITALVGGKLVPAELLAEMFTPESKASYGLGVFVQQAPGGGTLITHNGGAAGHAALMFSLPDGSKTLTAALNYVDDAALSLSGAFQQALQRLVQEVFGQ; encoded by the coding sequence ATGTCCGTCACCCTTTCCGAGCAGGACCAGCACACCCTGCGGACCGCCGCCTGGGGCGCGGTGTCGCTGATGACCGCCGCCGGCGCGGCCGGCTCGCCGCACAAGGCCGCCACCGAGGGCTCCATCGCCCTGACCTCCGCGACCGGCCTGGTCGGGCACGTGCTGGCCAAGGCGCCCAAGGGACTGGCCGTCAAGACCACCGCCGCGCTCGCCGACGAGGTGCTGCCCGCGCTGACCGCCTCCGTGAAACTGCTCAAGGAGCACGCGCCGGCCGAGGCCGACAACTTCCGCCGCACCGTCCTGGTCGCCGTCGAAGCGGCCACCCGGCCCCAGCAGGGCGCGCCCGGCCCGGCCATGGCGGAGATGGCCCGCAAGATCACCGAAACCCTCGACGCTGCCGCCGAGCAGGACCGCCCCGAGCTGCGTAAGATCATGCAGGAGATGGTCGACTCCGGTTTCGTCGGCGTGGCGCTGCGCCTGCGCGACGAGCAGGGCGAGTGGACCGCCGGCGCCGGCCTCGCCGAGCTGGGCGGCACCGCCGAGCCGCCGGTGGACGGGCACGTCAGGATCGGCAGCAACACCAAGACCTTCACCGCGACCGTGGTGCTGCAGCTCGTGGCCGAGGGCAGGATCGGGCTGGACAACCCGGTCGCCGGCTACCTGCCCGAGTTCGGGCTGGACGAGCGGATCACCGTGCGGATGCTGCTGCAGCACACCAGCGGCGTGTTCAACTTCACCGGCGAGTACTACGAGGACGGCACGTTCGTGCCGGGCACCCCCGCCACCACCTCGGGCAAGGAGTGGGTGGACAGCCGCTTCCACACCTACCAGCCGGAAGAGCTGGTGCGCTTCGCGCTGTCCAAGCCCGCCCGCTTCGAGCCGGGCACCGACTGGAGCTACGCCAACACCAACTACGTGCTGGCCCGGCTGCTGATCGAGAAGGTCACCGGCCGTTCCATCGCCGAGGAGATGCGGCGGCTGATCCTCGAGCCGCTCGGGCTGACCGGCACCGTCCAGCCGTTCGCGGAGACGGACATCCCCGCCCCGCACACGCACGCCTACTACCGCTACGAGGAGGACGGCCGGACCGAGACCATCGACGTCACCCGGCTGAACCCGTCCTGGATCTCCAGCGGCGGCGACATGATCTCCACCACCCGGGACCTGCAGACGTTCATCACCGCGCTGGTGGGCGGCAAGCTGGTGCCGGCCGAGCTGCTGGCCGAGATGTTCACGCCGGAGTCGAAGGCCAGCTACGGCCTGGGCGTGTTCGTGCAGCAGGCGCCGGGCGGCGGCACCCTCATCACCCACAACGGCGGCGCCGCCGGTCACGCGGCGCTGATGTTCAGCCTGCCCGACGGGAGCAAGACCCTGACCGCGGCGCTGAACTACGTGGACGACGCCGCGCTGTCCCTGAGCGGGGCGTTCCAGCAGGCCCTGCAGCGGCTCGTGCAGGAGGTGTTCGGGCAGTAG